From the genome of Streptomyces sp. NBC_01116, one region includes:
- a CDS encoding LuxR C-terminal-related transcriptional regulator translates to MRVVIAEDSVLLREGLTRLLTDLGHDVVAGVGDAEALLKTVADLDAQQALPDVVVADVRMPPTHTDEGVRAAVRLRKDYPDIGVLVLSQYVEEQYATELLAGSSRGVGYLLKDRVAEVREFVDAVVRVAQGGTALDPEVVAQLLGRSRKQDVLAGLTPREREVLGLMAEGRTNSAIARQLVVSDGAVEKHVSNIFLKLGLSPSDGDHRRVLAVLTYLNS, encoded by the coding sequence GTGCGCGTGGTCATCGCCGAGGATTCGGTCCTGCTCCGGGAGGGGCTCACCCGTCTGCTCACCGATCTCGGGCACGACGTGGTGGCGGGGGTCGGGGACGCGGAGGCGCTGCTCAAGACCGTGGCGGACCTCGACGCCCAGCAGGCGCTTCCCGATGTGGTGGTCGCCGATGTGCGGATGCCGCCGACGCACACCGACGAGGGCGTGCGCGCGGCGGTGCGGCTGCGGAAGGACTACCCGGACATCGGGGTGCTGGTCCTCTCCCAGTACGTGGAGGAGCAGTACGCCACCGAGCTGCTGGCGGGCAGCAGCCGCGGGGTGGGGTATCTGCTGAAGGACCGGGTGGCCGAGGTGCGCGAGTTCGTGGACGCCGTCGTCCGGGTGGCCCAGGGCGGGACAGCGCTGGACCCGGAGGTCGTGGCGCAGTTGCTGGGCCGCAGCCGCAAGCAGGACGTGCTGGCCGGGCTGACGCCGCGCGAGCGGGAGGTCCTGGGTCTGATGGCCGAGGGCCGGACGAATTCCGCGATCGCCCGGCAGCTCGTGGTGAGCGACGGGGCGGTCGAGAAGCACGTCAGCAATATCTTCCTGAAGCTGGGGCTCTCGCCCAGCGACGGGGACCACCGGCGCGTCCTCGCCGTGCTGACCTACCTGAACTCCTAG
- a CDS encoding sensor histidine kinase, protein MATAYGPDTRDREHQGSGPGFGANTPANTPAKTPAKHFLPAPLRAPLEARTWRELLYALLSFPLATAAFVFAVTMTSLSAGLLVTFIGIPVLAAGLAVCRGFGALERHRARGLLRVEVADPERVRGKTGGPLSWMGAVLKSGVSWRHLVYTLLHFPWATFTFVVAITFWTYGLAALTYPLWFWLFPVFGGQGGLQLYGDRTHQEYLDSPGELAVTGAIGLALVLAAPWIVRGLLSVDRLMVTGLLGPSRLATRVSELESDRGVVVDTAAADLRRIERDLHDGAQARLVALAMDLGLAKEKLTDDPEAAARMVDEAHGEVKVALQELRDLARGIHPAVLTDRGLDAALSAIASRCTVPVTVEVDLDARPAQAIEGIAYFTVSELLQNISKHARATRATVDVWRAADRLMLQVTDNGRGGASPASGGGLAGLTERLDAVDGVLVVDSPAGGPTTVTAELPWRG, encoded by the coding sequence ATGGCCACGGCATACGGACCGGACACGCGGGACCGGGAGCATCAGGGTTCCGGCCCCGGCTTCGGGGCGAACACCCCGGCGAACACCCCGGCGAAGACCCCGGCGAAGCACTTTCTCCCCGCGCCGCTGCGTGCGCCCCTGGAGGCCCGCACCTGGCGCGAGCTGCTCTACGCGCTGCTGAGCTTTCCGCTCGCCACGGCGGCGTTCGTCTTCGCGGTCACCATGACGTCGCTGAGCGCGGGCCTGCTGGTCACCTTCATCGGGATACCGGTTCTCGCCGCCGGTCTCGCCGTCTGCCGGGGCTTCGGTGCGCTGGAGCGGCACCGGGCACGCGGGCTGCTGCGGGTGGAGGTCGCGGATCCGGAGCGGGTGCGGGGGAAGACCGGCGGCCCGTTGTCCTGGATGGGCGCGGTCCTCAAGAGCGGGGTGTCCTGGCGGCACCTGGTGTACACGCTGCTCCACTTCCCGTGGGCCACGTTCACGTTCGTCGTCGCGATCACGTTCTGGACGTACGGCCTGGCGGCGCTGACGTATCCGCTGTGGTTCTGGCTCTTCCCGGTCTTCGGCGGGCAGGGCGGCCTCCAGCTGTACGGGGACCGCACCCACCAGGAGTATCTGGACTCGCCGGGCGAGCTGGCGGTGACGGGGGCGATCGGCCTGGCGCTGGTGCTGGCCGCGCCGTGGATCGTGCGGGGTCTGCTCTCCGTGGACCGGCTGATGGTCACCGGTCTGCTGGGTCCGTCCCGGCTGGCCACCCGGGTGTCGGAGCTGGAGTCGGACCGGGGCGTGGTCGTGGACACCGCCGCCGCCGACCTGCGGAGGATCGAGCGCGACCTGCACGACGGGGCACAGGCCCGCCTGGTCGCCCTCGCCATGGATCTGGGCCTGGCGAAGGAGAAGCTCACCGACGACCCCGAGGCCGCCGCCCGCATGGTCGACGAAGCCCACGGCGAGGTGAAGGTGGCCCTCCAGGAGCTGCGCGACCTGGCCCGCGGGATCCACCCCGCCGTCCTCACCGACCGGGGCCTGGACGCCGCGCTCTCCGCGATAGCCTCCCGCTGCACCGTGCCCGTGACGGTCGAGGTGGACCTGGACGCGCGGCCCGCGCAGGCGATCGAGGGCATCGCGTACTTCACCGTCTCGGAGCTCCTCCAGAACATCAGCAAGCACGCCCGGGCGACCCGGGCCACGGTCGACGTGTGGCGGGCGGCCGACCGGCTGATGCTCCAGGTCACCGACAACGGCCGGGGCGGGGCGTCACCGGCCTCGGGCGGCGGCCTCGCGGGGCTGACGGAACGGCTGGACGCGGTGGACGGGGTCCTTGTGGTCGACTCCCCGGCCGGTGGCCCGACGACGGTCACCGCCGAGCTGCCCTGGCGCGGCTGA
- a CDS encoding sensor histidine kinase, whose translation MTMSPSVPDPDLPPPARFALDRWTWREVGYLLANLPLAVVGFVYTVVVIAVGAGLSVTVIGLPLLVGGLQGSRLLGRLERWRARRMLGVRVEEPSPPARGHRGQGFFVRLWAGLKDPVGWRALLYGFVRLPWGVLTFAVTLVSLFVLWPVLPFITRGLTTVDRAMARGLLAPSDELERRIAELESDRGVVVDTAAADLRRIERDLHDGAQARLVALAMGLGLAKEKLTDDPEAAARMVDEAHGEIKVALQELRDLARGIHPAVLTDRGLDAALSAIASRCTVPVKVSVGLRGRPAEAIEGIAYFTVSELLQNVSKHSGARSASVDVWRSGDRLMLQVTDDGGGGARMDGGTGLAGLAERLDAVDGVLVLDSPEGGPTTVTAELPWRDRTAARPAA comes from the coding sequence ATGACCATGAGCCCTTCCGTGCCGGATCCCGACCTGCCGCCGCCCGCCCGCTTCGCCCTCGACCGGTGGACCTGGCGGGAGGTCGGGTATCTGCTCGCCAATCTGCCGTTGGCCGTCGTCGGGTTCGTCTACACGGTGGTCGTGATCGCCGTCGGCGCCGGGCTCTCCGTCACCGTGATCGGGCTGCCGCTGCTGGTCGGCGGGCTCCAGGGCTCCCGGCTGCTGGGCCGGCTGGAGCGGTGGCGGGCGCGGCGGATGCTCGGTGTGCGGGTCGAGGAGCCGAGTCCGCCGGCGCGCGGCCACCGGGGGCAGGGGTTCTTCGTCCGGCTGTGGGCGGGGCTCAAGGACCCGGTGGGCTGGCGGGCGTTGCTGTACGGGTTCGTCCGACTGCCGTGGGGAGTGCTGACGTTCGCGGTGACGCTGGTGAGCCTGTTCGTCCTGTGGCCGGTGCTGCCGTTCATCACGCGGGGGCTGACGACGGTGGACCGGGCGATGGCGCGGGGGCTGTTGGCGCCCTCGGACGAGTTGGAGCGGCGCATCGCCGAGCTGGAGTCGGACCGGGGCGTGGTCGTGGACACCGCCGCCGCCGACCTGCGCCGGATCGAGCGCGACCTGCACGACGGGGCACAGGCCCGCCTGGTCGCCCTCGCCATGGGGCTCGGTCTGGCGAAGGAGAAGCTCACCGACGACCCCGAGGCCGCCGCCCGCATGGTCGACGAGGCCCACGGCGAGATCAAGGTGGCCCTCCAGGAGCTGCGCGACCTGGCCCGCGGGATCCACCCCGCCGTCCTCACCGACCGGGGCCTGGACGCCGCGCTCTCCGCCATCGCCTCCCGCTGCACGGTTCCGGTCAAGGTGTCGGTGGGGCTGCGGGGTCGTCCGGCGGAGGCGATCGAGGGCATCGCGTACTTCACCGTCTCGGAGCTCCTCCAGAACGTCAGCAAGCACAGCGGGGCACGGTCGGCCTCCGTCGACGTGTGGCGTTCGGGGGACCGGCTGATGCTCCAGGTCACGGACGACGGCGGGGGCGGGGCCCGGATGGACGGCGGTACGGGTCTCGCGGGGCTCGCCGAGCGGCTCGACGCGGTCGACGGGGTGCTCGTCCTGGACTCGCCGGAGGGCGGGCCGACGACCGTCACCGCCGAGCTGCCCTGGCGCGACCGGACCGCAGCCCGGCCGGCCGCCTGA
- a CDS encoding NADH-quinone oxidoreductase subunit A, translated as MTGAPGASGVPGVPGAPGGSGVPVDGATALASEYFQNYSVIGLLALVGVLFVAVAFGAGRLLRPVVPTPEKLLTYECGVDPVGEGWAHTQVRYYVYAFLYVIFAVDSIFLFPWATVFAAPGYGATTLIEMFIFLGFLAVGLLYAWKKGVLAWA; from the coding sequence ATGACCGGCGCGCCCGGCGCATCCGGTGTGCCCGGTGTGCCCGGTGCGCCCGGAGGGTCAGGCGTTCCGGTGGACGGGGCCACCGCACTCGCCTCGGAGTACTTCCAGAACTATTCGGTCATCGGCCTGCTCGCCCTGGTCGGCGTCCTGTTCGTCGCCGTGGCCTTCGGGGCGGGACGCCTGCTGCGCCCCGTCGTCCCCACCCCGGAGAAGCTCCTCACCTACGAATGCGGCGTCGACCCGGTCGGCGAGGGCTGGGCGCACACCCAGGTCCGCTACTACGTCTACGCGTTCCTGTACGTGATCTTCGCCGTCGACTCCATCTTCCTGTTCCCGTGGGCCACGGTGTTCGCGGCGCCCGGATACGGCGCGACGACCCTGATCGAAATGTTCATCTTCCTCGGCTTCCTGGCCGTGGGACTGCTCTACGCATGGAAGAAGGGCGTCCTCGCATGGGCCTGA
- a CDS encoding NADH-quinone oxidoreductase subunit B, translated as MGLTSRPTPASQQPAPPPPPSDPVLLPEPKRLGVLSRLAPEPMKVVLNWGRRYSLWVFNFGLACCAIEFIAASMARHDFIRLGVIPFAPGPRQADLMIVSGTVTDKMAPAVKRLYEQMPEPKYVISFGACSNCGGPYWDSYSVTKGVDQIIPVDVYVPGCPPRPEALLQGILKLQEKIARESLAERYATGVAEAKGGGPSTEALRSGLVSAPTAPAAAPAPTSGPTEERR; from the coding sequence ATGGGCCTGACGAGCCGGCCGACCCCCGCATCGCAGCAGCCCGCGCCCCCGCCGCCACCGTCCGACCCGGTCCTCCTTCCCGAGCCCAAGCGGCTCGGAGTGCTCTCCCGGCTCGCACCGGAGCCCATGAAGGTCGTCCTCAACTGGGGCCGTCGCTACAGCCTCTGGGTCTTCAACTTCGGACTCGCCTGCTGCGCCATCGAATTCATCGCCGCGTCCATGGCGCGCCACGACTTCATCCGGCTCGGCGTGATCCCCTTCGCCCCCGGCCCCCGTCAGGCCGACCTCATGATCGTGTCCGGCACGGTGACGGACAAGATGGCCCCGGCCGTGAAGCGGCTGTACGAGCAGATGCCCGAACCGAAGTACGTCATCTCCTTCGGCGCCTGCTCCAACTGCGGCGGCCCCTACTGGGACTCGTACTCCGTGACCAAGGGCGTCGACCAGATCATCCCCGTCGATGTGTACGTACCCGGCTGCCCGCCCCGGCCCGAGGCGCTGCTCCAGGGCATTCTCAAGCTCCAGGAGAAGATCGCGCGCGAATCGCTCGCCGAGCGGTACGCCACCGGGGTCGCCGAGGCCAAGGGCGGGGGCCCGTCCACCGAGGCCCTGCGCAGCGGCCTGGTGTCCGCTCCCACGGCACCGGCCGCGGCACCCGCTCCGACGTCGGGCCCGACGGAGGAGCGGCGATGA
- a CDS encoding NADH-quinone oxidoreductase subunit C, translating into MSDGDRHTESAAEAAYGRLPDAVTDLFGDEATAESAYDLLTVDVPAAGWLTALRTARDGLGCTYFDWLSAVDEPGVGFRVSAHVAAVGTGTVRRLMVRTTVPHDAAVLPSAIDVYAGAAWHERETHEMFGVSFEGHPHLVPLLLPEGFEGHPLRKDFVLAARVAKAWPGAKEPGEPAEGHTGPKRRAMLPPGVPDPNEWGPLKGQLPPAAARPGRAARPAADRPPRRTRTAGEGSAAQRPTASGPDTASAAGTGPSAPQDASAPPETPTTTTQPTATTPPQEPPTTTRPRRSRSASEGSASQQPSPDAPAAPPAAPARRSRSASGGSASQRPGSDGPAPGETSGPPPRVRSTDAPWHDAQPAFREPASDERPSDERPSGDRPSGEQESPESGSPDASAQPLRRAAESEGEPAPTDEPTPASDEAAPDEAAPDEAAPAPDKPAPDKPAPDKPAPGHSAPDHPAGGDPE; encoded by the coding sequence ATGAGCGACGGCGACCGGCACACGGAATCCGCGGCCGAGGCCGCCTACGGTCGGCTGCCGGACGCGGTCACCGACCTGTTCGGCGACGAGGCCACGGCGGAGTCCGCGTACGACCTGCTGACCGTCGACGTCCCCGCCGCCGGCTGGCTCACCGCGCTGCGGACCGCCCGCGACGGACTCGGGTGCACCTACTTCGACTGGCTCAGCGCCGTGGACGAACCGGGCGTCGGCTTCCGGGTCAGTGCCCATGTCGCGGCCGTGGGCACGGGTACGGTGCGGCGGCTGATGGTACGCACGACCGTGCCGCACGACGCGGCGGTCCTGCCCAGCGCCATCGACGTCTACGCGGGCGCGGCCTGGCACGAGCGCGAGACGCACGAGATGTTCGGCGTCTCCTTCGAGGGCCACCCCCATCTCGTACCGCTGCTCCTGCCGGAAGGCTTCGAGGGCCATCCGTTGCGCAAGGACTTCGTCCTGGCCGCGCGCGTCGCCAAGGCCTGGCCCGGGGCCAAGGAACCTGGGGAGCCGGCGGAGGGACACACCGGCCCCAAGCGTCGCGCGATGCTCCCGCCCGGCGTCCCCGACCCGAACGAATGGGGCCCCCTGAAGGGCCAACTCCCCCCGGCCGCCGCCCGCCCGGGCCGCGCCGCCCGACCCGCGGCCGACCGCCCGCCCCGCCGTACCCGCACCGCGGGCGAGGGCTCGGCGGCACAACGCCCCACGGCGAGCGGACCGGACACCGCCTCGGCTGCCGGAACGGGGCCCTCCGCGCCTCAGGACGCGTCCGCGCCCCCGGAGACGCCTACGACGACCACGCAGCCGACTGCCACCACGCCCCCGCAGGAGCCTCCGACGACCACCCGTCCGCGCCGTTCCCGGTCGGCGTCCGAGGGCTCGGCGAGCCAACAGCCGTCCCCGGACGCCCCCGCGGCACCCCCGGCCGCTCCGGCGCGCCGCTCCCGGTCGGCGTCGGGCGGCTCGGCCAGTCAGCGCCCGGGGTCGGACGGGCCCGCGCCCGGGGAGACCTCAGGGCCTCCGCCCCGGGTGCGCAGCACGGACGCCCCGTGGCACGACGCCCAACCGGCTTTCCGTGAACCGGCCTCCGACGAACGGCCCTCCGACGAACGGCCCTCCGGAGACCGGCCCTCCGGAGAACAGGAGAGCCCGGAATCCGGTTCTCCGGACGCGTCTGCTCAGCCGCTCCGGCGGGCCGCCGAGTCCGAAGGCGAGCCCGCACCCACGGACGAACCCACCCCCGCCTCCGACGAAGCCGCTCCCGACGAAGCCGCCCCTGACGAGGCAGCCCCCGCCCCGGACAAGCCCGCCCCGGACAAGCCCGCCCCGGACAAGCCCGCCCCGGGCCACTCCGCCCCAGACCACCCCGCCGGAGGCGATCCCGAGTGA